One window of the uncultured Paludibaculum sp. genome contains the following:
- a CDS encoding VWA domain-containing protein — protein MRNSAYVAIAGSLLACAVFSQDAPDFRSHLELVVIPCAVVDATGSPVRGLAREDFRIFDNDVPRIVSYFSQDDDQPMTLGILIDDSDSQHDLLSEHRRTVFELLHRMLRPNDSAFVISVGEDVRLYRDLTLTEMESFGEPCLRRGGISACGGSPLWNAVYDAARLKLRGARGNKALLLLTDGFDTGSVRTWSEAAAAAQKADTVVYAIQYRSGSGRGYAPELYRLVGETSGTWFSAPSGDLGAIVARLETDLRRRYVVGFRPERVTFGKLRHKLRVEVTRPDVSVRARKSYFEDFQHER, from the coding sequence ATGCGGAACTCAGCGTACGTCGCAATTGCCGGTAGTCTGCTGGCGTGTGCGGTCTTTTCGCAGGATGCGCCCGACTTTCGGTCGCACCTCGAGTTGGTGGTGATCCCATGTGCCGTAGTCGATGCCACCGGTTCGCCGGTGCGTGGCCTAGCGCGGGAGGACTTTCGAATCTTCGACAACGACGTGCCGCGGATAGTGTCGTACTTCTCGCAAGACGACGACCAGCCGATGACGCTCGGGATCCTTATCGATGACAGCGATAGCCAGCATGATCTCCTCAGCGAACACCGGCGTACGGTCTTCGAGCTACTACACCGAATGCTTCGCCCTAACGACTCCGCATTCGTGATCTCCGTTGGAGAGGACGTCCGTCTTTATCGTGATCTGACACTCACCGAGATGGAGTCGTTTGGTGAGCCGTGTCTGCGGCGCGGGGGGATCTCGGCATGCGGCGGCAGTCCGCTATGGAACGCCGTGTATGACGCCGCGCGCCTGAAACTGCGAGGGGCCAGAGGTAACAAGGCTCTGCTGCTGCTTACCGATGGATTCGACACGGGCAGTGTTCGTACTTGGAGCGAAGCGGCCGCAGCGGCACAAAAGGCCGATACCGTCGTCTATGCCATCCAATACCGCAGCGGCTCGGGGCGCGGCTATGCGCCGGAGCTCTATCGGCTCGTTGGGGAAACATCCGGCACTTGGTTCTCTGCCCCGTCGGGTGATCTTGGAGCGATAGTTGCGCGATTGGAGACCGACCTCCGCCGGAGGTATGTGGTGGGGTTCCGCCCGGAAAGGGTAACGTTCGGAAAGCTGCGACATAAGCTAAGGGTCGAGGTCACGCGGCCGGATGTCTCTGTGCGGGCTCGAAAGAGCTACTTTGAGGATTTCCAGCACGAGAGATGA
- a CDS encoding DUF6600 domain-containing protein codes for MKRWLLALIIPGMLLSGTALAQQEGQPDDETSDGPGRGVARVSLLNGDVSVRRGDSGDWVAAAINAPLLAEDRVMTGPGARAEVQLDFYNRIRLAADTEIRLSQLDQGQYQVQVARGLVTFSALKGSDAQVEISTPGAALRPLAQGDYRISVSDDGMAEFTVRSGEADIASPNGTQRLRPGRTMQVRLEGSDSQFQIVGAIPRDAWDQFNEQRNQELSKARESTYQYVSRDVYGAEDLNGYGEWVDVPPYGWSWRPYVADGWAPYRYGRWGWMDYYGWSWISYDPWGWAPYHYGRWYNAGGRWCWYPGARVGARHYWSPALVGWVGWDSWGGFNAGVGVGWGAVGWIPLAPFEPVHRWWGRGYYGGYRNPGNFYNRTTYVTNINVTNVYRNARINNGVTVVNGSDFSRGYAGRPMRVGSSELGRATMAHGAVPVAPTRESLRWSDRAVNNSYVQSRTATTSQERFYSRRAAPRVDRVPFETQRQTLEHVASRGSEASTGSARSAEAVRGGAAEGRGWRQATDPNGAGQRSQGAANEWQRFGDPSMSSRSAAESGAANRARENSNARQAESSGQATSRGTSGWQRFGDPGSRTSSSQATPATDRTSDSGNGFRGSDSTHQSTSTPRWSTGGGGATRNDASARSESSSQRNSDSGRSSSHASPSPRMESARPSSGGGSQNASPRSEPTRSASPSSGGGAREASPSRGRSKGNDAESEPMAQGNRSSGGSSTGSSFAEPASSGLRSGSAIAGGGSFSGNSGTFGTGASRPSTSESRGALSDNSGNFGMGANRPSVSEPRSGFSGNSGSFGSGSSSPSSSASPRSGGSFGGSGMRSSGGGFSGNSGGGMRSGGGGGGAARSSGGGGGGSHGGRGR; via the coding sequence ATGAAACGCTGGTTGCTGGCGCTGATCATACCGGGCATGTTGCTCAGCGGGACCGCACTAGCTCAACAGGAAGGGCAGCCGGACGACGAGACGTCTGACGGCCCTGGCCGCGGCGTGGCGCGTGTGAGTTTGTTGAACGGCGACGTCTCCGTACGCCGTGGCGACTCAGGCGATTGGGTGGCCGCCGCGATCAACGCTCCGTTGCTGGCGGAAGATCGCGTGATGACGGGCCCAGGGGCCCGAGCCGAAGTTCAGCTCGATTTCTACAACCGTATCCGTCTGGCGGCCGATACCGAGATCCGGCTATCGCAGTTGGATCAGGGACAGTATCAGGTGCAGGTGGCTCGCGGTCTTGTTACGTTCAGTGCCTTGAAAGGTAGCGATGCCCAGGTGGAAATCTCCACGCCGGGCGCCGCGCTGCGTCCGCTGGCGCAGGGTGATTACCGGATCAGCGTGAGCGACGACGGGATGGCGGAGTTTACCGTCCGGAGCGGGGAAGCCGACATCGCCTCCCCAAACGGTACGCAGCGGCTGCGGCCGGGCCGCACCATGCAGGTTCGCCTGGAAGGCTCTGACAGTCAGTTCCAGATAGTCGGCGCCATCCCCAGGGATGCCTGGGATCAGTTCAACGAACAAAGGAATCAGGAACTTTCGAAGGCCAGGGAAAGCACCTATCAATATGTCAGCCGCGACGTATATGGCGCGGAAGACCTTAATGGCTATGGGGAATGGGTCGACGTCCCGCCGTACGGTTGGTCCTGGAGACCCTATGTGGCCGATGGCTGGGCTCCTTACCGCTATGGCCGCTGGGGTTGGATGGACTACTACGGCTGGTCGTGGATCAGCTACGACCCCTGGGGTTGGGCGCCTTACCACTATGGACGCTGGTACAATGCCGGCGGCCGCTGGTGCTGGTACCCGGGTGCGCGGGTGGGCGCGCGTCACTATTGGAGCCCGGCGCTGGTGGGCTGGGTGGGCTGGGATAGCTGGGGTGGGTTCAACGCCGGTGTTGGCGTCGGCTGGGGTGCTGTGGGCTGGATTCCCCTGGCGCCGTTTGAGCCGGTCCATCGTTGGTGGGGCCGTGGCTACTACGGCGGCTATCGGAACCCCGGCAACTTCTACAACCGTACGACCTACGTAACCAATATCAATGTGACCAACGTGTATCGCAATGCGCGGATTAACAACGGAGTCACTGTGGTGAATGGCAGCGACTTCAGCCGCGGCTATGCCGGACGGCCGATGCGGGTCGGATCCTCGGAGTTGGGCCGCGCTACGATGGCGCACGGCGCGGTGCCCGTCGCTCCGACACGCGAAAGTCTGCGCTGGAGCGACCGGGCTGTGAACAACAGCTATGTGCAGAGCCGGACGGCGACGACGAGCCAGGAACGGTTCTACTCGAGAAGGGCAGCCCCGCGAGTGGATCGCGTCCCCTTCGAGACGCAACGGCAGACCCTCGAACACGTCGCTTCGCGCGGCAGTGAGGCATCGACCGGCAGCGCGCGAAGCGCCGAGGCGGTGCGGGGCGGTGCGGCGGAGGGCCGCGGTTGGCGGCAAGCTACTGATCCTAATGGAGCGGGACAGCGTTCGCAAGGTGCGGCCAACGAGTGGCAGCGCTTTGGCGACCCGAGCATGAGTTCGCGGTCGGCCGCCGAGAGCGGTGCCGCGAACAGGGCGCGGGAGAACTCCAACGCCCGGCAGGCCGAGAGCAGCGGGCAGGCGACGAGCCGCGGCACCAGCGGCTGGCAGCGCTTCGGCGATCCGGGCAGCAGGACCTCCAGTAGCCAGGCTACGCCGGCCACCGATCGCACGAGCGACTCCGGCAATGGATTCCGGGGCAGCGATTCGACGCACCAGTCGACGTCGACTCCGCGCTGGTCGACCGGTGGCGGCGGTGCGACGCGGAACGACGCATCGGCGCGTAGCGAGTCTTCCTCGCAGCGCAACAGCGATTCCGGCCGGTCGTCGTCGCATGCCAGCCCTTCACCGCGTATGGAATCGGCCCGGCCTTCGAGCGGCGGCGGAAGCCAGAACGCTTCACCCAGATCGGAACCGACGCGCAGCGCGTCTCCATCCAGTGGCGGCGGAGCGCGAGAAGCCTCGCCCAGCAGGGGCCGCAGCAAGGGCAATGACGCTGAGTCCGAACCGATGGCGCAGGGGAACCGGTCGAGCGGGGGCAGTTCGACCGGTTCCAGTTTCGCCGAGCCGGCTTCGTCCGGCCTTCGTTCAGGCAGCGCTATTGCCGGCGGCGGCAGTTTTAGCGGCAACAGCGGGACCTTCGGAACGGGGGCCAGCCGTCCCTCGACGAGCGAATCGCGCGGCGCGTTGAGTGACAACAGCGGCAACTTTGGCATGGGCGCCAACCGGCCGTCGGTGAGCGAACCGCGTAGCGGGTTTAGCGGCAACAGTGGCAGCTTCGGATCGGGTTCGTCGAGTCCATCGTCTTCCGCCTCGCCGCGCAGCGGCGGGAGCTTTGGTGGCTCGGGTATGCGCAGCAGTGGCGGCGGCTTCAGCGGCAACAGCGGTGGCGGGATGCGCAGCGGCGGTGGAGGCGGTGGCGCCGCTCGTAGCAGCGGAGGCGGCGGTGGTGGCAGCCATGGAGGCCGCGGCCGATAG
- a CDS encoding Nramp family divalent metal transporter: MDSNGTQSLSEVHSSVATAHPSIWRRMFAFAGPAYLVSVGYMDPGNWATDLEGGARFGYQLLWVLVLSNAMAILLQTLSARLGIVTGRDLAQACREAYPKQVSNVLWVLCEIAIAACDLAELLGAAIGLSLLFKLPLIVGVLLSTLDTLLVLWFNRYGIRMLESIILAFVSIIGACFLFEVLLAKPSFHLMAQGLIPRLNDQSLYVAIGILGATVMPHNLYLHSSLVQTRTIGKRDEDKRSACKYNLVDSVVALNGALLVNAAILIMAAATFFKNGIVVTEIQQAHQLLAPLLGTTLAGGVFAVALICSGQSSTITGTMAGQIVMEGFLDFRMRPWLRRLITRSMAVIPAVITIAVTGEQGAYKLLILSQVVLSLQLPFAVIPLIRFTSDRRQMGNFTSPNWVKALAWTCTAIIISLNLWLAWTTLEKWPTYLALPLSLGLIALLGWVAFAPFRQGSAVKLPDTSLELLKPPVYRTILVTLDHTRLDRTALSHATALAKGHKAKIHLLHVEEGVTSQVYGALAETAEVEKGRQYFSELRSSVEQLGLETELTVVHAIDPKSAIVRFSRECKPDLIVMGAHGHKGLKDLVFGATINEVRHAVGVPVLVVQDDTHAAPN, encoded by the coding sequence ATGGACTCGAACGGGACACAGTCGCTTTCAGAGGTTCATTCTTCCGTCGCCACCGCCCATCCCTCCATCTGGCGGCGCATGTTCGCCTTCGCTGGACCGGCCTACCTCGTCAGCGTCGGCTACATGGATCCGGGCAATTGGGCCACCGACCTGGAGGGCGGCGCGCGTTTCGGCTACCAGTTGCTGTGGGTGCTGGTGCTGTCGAACGCGATGGCCATCCTGCTGCAGACGTTGAGTGCGCGTTTGGGGATCGTGACCGGCCGGGACTTGGCCCAGGCCTGCCGCGAAGCCTATCCCAAGCAGGTTTCCAACGTTTTGTGGGTGCTGTGTGAAATCGCGATTGCCGCCTGCGATCTCGCGGAGTTGTTGGGGGCCGCGATCGGTCTCAGCCTCCTCTTTAAGCTGCCGCTGATTGTTGGCGTCCTGCTCTCGACGCTCGATACCTTGCTGGTGCTGTGGTTCAACCGCTATGGCATCCGCATGCTGGAGAGCATCATTTTGGCCTTTGTTTCGATCATTGGTGCCTGCTTCCTGTTCGAGGTATTGCTGGCGAAGCCGAGTTTCCATCTGATGGCCCAGGGATTGATTCCGCGGCTCAACGATCAGAGCCTGTATGTGGCCATCGGTATTCTGGGGGCGACCGTGATGCCCCATAATCTCTATCTGCATTCGTCTCTCGTACAGACACGCACCATCGGGAAGCGAGACGAGGATAAGCGCTCGGCCTGCAAGTACAATCTGGTCGATTCCGTGGTGGCGCTGAATGGAGCGCTTCTGGTGAACGCGGCGATCCTGATCATGGCTGCGGCCACCTTCTTCAAGAACGGAATCGTGGTGACCGAGATTCAGCAGGCGCACCAGTTGCTGGCTCCGCTGTTGGGCACAACACTCGCCGGCGGCGTCTTCGCGGTGGCTTTGATCTGCTCCGGGCAGTCGTCGACCATCACGGGCACGATGGCCGGCCAGATTGTGATGGAAGGGTTCCTGGATTTCCGCATGCGGCCCTGGCTGCGGCGGCTGATCACGCGCTCGATGGCTGTGATTCCGGCGGTGATCACAATCGCCGTGACCGGCGAGCAAGGCGCCTACAAGCTGTTGATCTTGAGCCAGGTCGTGCTCAGCCTGCAGTTGCCATTCGCCGTGATCCCGCTGATCCGCTTCACATCGGACCGGCGGCAGATGGGTAACTTTACCAGCCCCAATTGGGTGAAGGCTCTGGCCTGGACCTGCACCGCCATCATCATTTCCTTGAACCTGTGGCTCGCCTGGACCACTTTGGAGAAGTGGCCCACCTACCTGGCGTTGCCACTGTCGCTGGGTCTGATCGCACTGCTGGGGTGGGTGGCGTTCGCGCCATTCCGGCAGGGCTCCGCGGTCAAACTACCGGATACCTCGTTGGAGTTGCTGAAGCCGCCGGTCTACCGGACGATTCTGGTCACTCTGGACCACACGCGCCTCGACCGCACTGCCCTGTCGCATGCGACAGCGCTCGCCAAGGGGCACAAAGCGAAGATCCACCTTCTACACGTGGAAGAAGGTGTCACCAGTCAGGTCTATGGCGCGCTGGCGGAAACGGCTGAAGTGGAGAAGGGGCGGCAGTACTTCTCGGAACTCAGGTCTTCGGTGGAGCAGTTGGGTCTGGAGACCGAGTTGACTGTTGTGCACGCAATCGATCCGAAGTCGGCGATTGTGCGGTTCTCCCGGGAATGCAAACCGGACCTCATTGTCATGGGTGCGCACGGCCATAAGGGACTGAAGGATCTGGTCTTCGGAGCCACCATCAACGAGGTGCGGCATGCTGTCGGCGTGCCCGTCCTGGTGGTTCAGGACGATACCCATGCCGCGCCGAATTGA